The Cognaticolwellia beringensis genome segment GCAAAAAAACAGACAAGATATTCTTCCCGCAAGTTATAGGTCAAGGCACTGTTTTTTCATAAGTATATTTCTGCTGTGTTGTTACCTCGTTGTATTTAATAGAACACAGTGGCTGAATTTCATCTTTTAAGATAAAATAATTTAACTATTAAATCCCTAACAACCATAGATTTTAACTATGATAAAAATTCGCGATTTAGAATACCTAACGGCCATTGCCCAATATAAACATTTCGGCCATGCTGCTGATGCCTGTTTTGTTAGTCAACCAACCTTGAGCGGGCAAATTCAGAAGTTAGAGCAGCGACTTAAATTAACATTAATTGAGCGACAACCTCGCAATGTGATGTTAACACCAGCAGGTGAAAAGCTAGTTCAACAAGCCCAACAAGTGTTGAACGCAGCCAATAATTTTGAAGAAGCAGCTAAAGCTCTACTTGACCCACTGTCGGGTGATTTACATATCGGCTTAATTCCCACGTTAGCGCCATATATACTGCCGCACATTATGCCAACGCTGAACAGCAATCTAACGAAAATAAACTTTTATTTACATGAAAATAGAACGCAAGATTTACTGCAACAGTTGGAAACAGGCAAACTCGATATTTTAATTCTGCCTTGGCTACCCGAAATGGCACGCTTTGAACGATATGACTTATTCACTGAGCCTTTGGTGATGGCAACGTCGCCATCACACGCACTTGCCAACAGATCGACCGTAACTTTTGATGATCTGCATAATCAAAAAATCCTTACCTTAGAAGACGGGCATTGTTTAAGAGATCAAGCCATGGGTTATTGTTTTAGCGCAGGTGCTGAAGAAGATCATAGCTTTCGAGCCACTAGTCTTGAAACTTTACGCTATATGGTGGCAAGCAATATCGGTATTACACTGATGCCACAATTAGCAACGATTAACTATGCGCCGCAAAAGCATATTCACTATATTCCTTTTGAAAGCCCACAACCAATGCGTGAAATAGCATTACTATGCCGCACAGGATATGCTCGAATGGAAAGTGTTAACGCCGTAGTTAATGAAATTCGACAATCAGTAAAAGGTTTATTCGATTAGCGCTGAATGAAATGAAGAAATTGAATCAATGTGAGTCTATCGATGAAAAAAACGCTATTGTTGTGCACAATAGCGTTTTATAGCACAAGATATTATTGCAAATTTTAGGCGGCAACTTTACTGATACTTTCACGTTCTTCAAGTGGATTCGGTGTTCTAATTAAATAATCAAATGCACCTAACGCTGCTGCTGCACCGCCACCCATGGCGATAATTATTTGCTTAAAAGGCGTGTTTGTTACATCTCCAGCGGCATAAACACCGGCAATATTGGTTTCACCTTTTTGATTAATAATAACCTCGCCTCGTTCAGTTAAATCAACGGTTCCTTGCAAGAATTGTGAATTCGGCAATAAGCCTATTTGTACAAATATACCCGCAAGTTCGATACTTTCTTGCTCATTGGTTGCACGGTTAAGGTAATTAAGCCCAGTTACATGCTTACCATTACCTAAAACCTCTGTGGTTTGTGCATTCACAATAATGTCGATATTAGGTAATGAGCGAGCTTTATTTTGCAATACCGCATCGGCTCGTAATACAGAATCAAACTCCAACACAGTAACATGTTCAACAATGCCGGCTAAATCAATCGCCGCTTCAATACCTGAATTACCACCACCAATCACGGCAACTGATTTTCCTTTAAATAAAGGTCCATCACAATGTGGGCAATAAGCCACACCCTTACCACGATATTCTTGTTCACCAGTTACGTTCATTTCGCGCCATCTTGCCCCTGTGGCGATTATGGTTGAGCGTGTTTGCAGGGTGGCACCATTTTCTAATTCAACGGTAATTAAGCCACCTTCAACAGCACTTTTTATAATATTTCTCACCCGTTGATTATTCATAATATCAACATCGTAGTCATTTACATGCGCTTCTAAACTAGCGACTAACTTAGGGCCTTCAGTCGCACTGACGGAGATAAAATTTTCAATCGCCATAGTGTCTTGTAGCTGACCACCAAATTTGTCGGCAACTATCCCTGTACGAATACCTTTACGAGCACTATATATGGCTGACGCAGCGCCAGCTGGGCCACCACCGATAACTAATAAGTCAAAAGCTTCTTTGTTGTTTATGGCTTTAGCTTGTCTCGCACCTGCATTGGTATCTACTTTATTTAAAATCTCGGTTACTGTCATTCTGCCTTGAGCAAAGGATTTACCATTAAGATAAACGGCAGGTACCGATAAAATATCGCGTTTGTATACTTCTTCTTGAAATAGCGCACCATCCACCATCACATGTGTAATTTGTGGATTAATCGCCGCCATCATATTCAAGGCTTGCACTACGTCAGGACAATTCTGGCAACTTAATGAAATGTAGGTTTCAAAACTATAGTCTCCTTCAAGTGCGGCCACTTGTTCGATTACGGCTTTATCAAGCTTAATCGGGTGTCCGCCACTGTGCAGTAAGGCTAATACTAGTGAGGTAAATTCATGCCCCATAGGCACGCCCGCAAAACGCATTTCGCCACCAGTTTTAACTGATTTTACTAACATTGATGGTACACGCTCATTAGTTGCATCAGCTTTAACAATAGTCACTAATGCAGACATTTCTGCGATTTCTACCACCAAGGCATTTAATTCTTTAGATTTTACGTCGTCACCTAAAAATACTGACAATTCAACAGCCGATGTTAAATTTTGCAAATAGGTTGTTAGTTGTTGCTTTAAGTTTATATCTAACATGGTTTATCCCTTCGAGAGTACTGATGAATTTGATTCAAGGTTTGTA includes the following:
- the oxyR gene encoding DNA-binding transcriptional regulator OxyR, coding for MIKIRDLEYLTAIAQYKHFGHAADACFVSQPTLSGQIQKLEQRLKLTLIERQPRNVMLTPAGEKLVQQAQQVLNAANNFEEAAKALLDPLSGDLHIGLIPTLAPYILPHIMPTLNSNLTKINFYLHENRTQDLLQQLETGKLDILILPWLPEMARFERYDLFTEPLVMATSPSHALANRSTVTFDDLHNQKILTLEDGHCLRDQAMGYCFSAGAEEDHSFRATSLETLRYMVASNIGITLMPQLATINYAPQKHIHYIPFESPQPMREIALLCRTGYARMESVNAVVNEIRQSVKGLFD
- the ahpF gene encoding alkyl hydroperoxide reductase subunit F, which produces MLDINLKQQLTTYLQNLTSAVELSVFLGDDVKSKELNALVVEIAEMSALVTIVKADATNERVPSMLVKSVKTGGEMRFAGVPMGHEFTSLVLALLHSGGHPIKLDKAVIEQVAALEGDYSFETYISLSCQNCPDVVQALNMMAAINPQITHVMVDGALFQEEVYKRDILSVPAVYLNGKSFAQGRMTVTEILNKVDTNAGARQAKAINNKEAFDLLVIGGGPAGAASAIYSARKGIRTGIVADKFGGQLQDTMAIENFISVSATEGPKLVASLEAHVNDYDVDIMNNQRVRNIIKSAVEGGLITVELENGATLQTRSTIIATGARWREMNVTGEQEYRGKGVAYCPHCDGPLFKGKSVAVIGGGNSGIEAAIDLAGIVEHVTVLEFDSVLRADAVLQNKARSLPNIDIIVNAQTTEVLGNGKHVTGLNYLNRATNEQESIELAGIFVQIGLLPNSQFLQGTVDLTERGEVIINQKGETNIAGVYAAGDVTNTPFKQIIIAMGGGAAAALGAFDYLIRTPNPLEERESISKVAA